The DNA region TTTTGCTCGCGTTCGGCCGTCTGCCGTGCCGTGACGGCCTTCGACCGGCGATCGGACTCGGCCTCGTACCGACGACGCAGTCGCTCGTTCTCCTCCTCGAGGTCGGCGATGCGGTCCTTGAGCGTCGCCCGCCCGAGCAACTCGTCGATCATCGACCGGATACGTGTATGGAGATTACTTTTAGGTCCCGGTTCCTGGTCCTGAACCAGGTCCCGACCCCGATCCTGGACCCGATTCCGACCCTCGTTCAGTCCCGGACCCGTCGTCGACGTCCTCACTCGCCAGCGCGTAGTCGCTCTGGTAGTCGCCCAGGCCGAGTCCGAGCAACTGTTCTGCCCGGTCGCGTCGCGCCAGGAATACCTCCCGGAGGCTCGGCGGGTTTCGAATTTGTGTCCCCTCGAGCATCGATTCGGGGACGGCAAGGGTATTCGTCGGGACCGAGTCGTCGCCATGGACGGCGAAGTGGCCCGACTCGAGTTTCATCACGAGCGGAGCGTCGAGGCGTTCGACTCCCTCGCCTGTCGTGTAGACGGCCTCGTTGATCCGTTCGTGTTGCGTTCGTTCCATGATGGCGTGGTCGCCGCTCACGGGCGTCACGTAGAGCCGACCGAGGTAGTAGCTTCGAGAGAAAATTTCGAACATGCTATCTGGTACCATGGAACGCTGTCGTATAACTATTCTGCGAATACCTTATCAGTGAGCGCTTTCAGCGTCCTTTCGAATGGCCCGACGCCGTTCAAGTGCGACGAACGGTAGGCGACTGCTCTGGGAGCGGTATCCGAATTACCAGTCGGCGGACGACGGTGCCCACGGGCGATTTGAACGCTCGAAACGGTTCGAACGGTTCTGGTGAACGCAAAAACGGTCCGAACGAAACTCCGTCTTTTTAGTCGTGTTTGGGGATACCTCGAGTAATGACTGCGACCCGTACCGTGGTGTGTCTCGTCGCTGTGGCCGTCGTCGGTCTCCTCGTCGCCCCAGCCGTGGCCGCCACCGGGGGGCTCGTGTCGCTCGCCAGCGAGAGCGAGTCGACCACGGCCGAGAATAGCTCGACGATGGGGGAGGAAGTGTCGACGTTCATGCAAGCCAGCTCGGTGAGTACTACTCACGCCGTCGACGATGGCATGTTCGAGGCAGCCTTCCAGAACGCCAGCGAGGAGCAGCGCGCCGCATTGATCGCTGAACGAACCGACGAGCACAACTCGACGCTCGCCGACCTGAAGGAGGAGTATCGGACCCTTCAGGAGCAGAAGGACGAACTCCACCCGGGCGAGTACAACGTCCGGATGGCGCGACTGACCGTCGAACTCGCGAGTGTCGACGACTCGATCAACCACACTGAACGGCGAGCGGCGGACGCCGGCGTCAACACGACGGCCATTCAGACGTTGCGGGGGAACGCGTCCGAACTGGCCGGTCCCGAGGTCGCCGAGCGAGCGAAGCAAATAGCGGGTATCGACCCGCCGCGGGGGCCGCCCGACCACGCTGGCGGACAGAACGGTTCGCCGGGAAACGGTCAGGAGAAGGGAAATGATGCCGGCCAGGGCGCTGGGCCGGGTGGAGACGGGAACGAACGCAGCGGCGAGGAGAAGGGACAGGATAACGGCGCTCCGGACGATCCAGGCGCCGGTTCCGGTGACGAGTCGCCGCCCGATACGCCCGACAAACGCGCCGACGACGAACGCGCCGATGACGACGAATCGACGACCGACGACTCCAGCGAGAACCAGGACACCAGCGAAACCGACGACTAGTCGACCAGCTCGTCGTGACTCCAGGTCGCACACCACTCTCTGTCTCGAATTTCCGTCGCTTGAGTAGATTCGTTCTCGAGCCTCACTTCGAACCGCTCCAAAACGAGAGACACGCTTTTCAGTACCCATCGCCAACACCGGATAGATGGACTCTGCTGCGTTGCTGGATCTGCTCGGGAACGAGAACCGGCGACGGATTCTGCGACTCCTCTCGCGAAAACCCTGCTACGTGACCGAGATCTCCGAGTACCTCAGCGTCAGTCCGAAGGCCGTCATCGACCACCTCAGAAAACTCGAGGAGGCCGGCCTCGTCGAGAGCCGCGTCGACGACCAGCGACGGAAGTACTTCCACATCGCCCGCAACGTTCGCCTCGAGGTGAACGTCTCGCCGTACGGCTTCGCCAGCAAGAGCGCCTATCCCGAGAACAACACCTTCGACATCACGACTTGCCGGCACCTCTCTCTCGACGTCTCCGGGGCGTCCTCAGACGGACTCGACGACCTCCTCTCGACGCTCGAGGACCTCGAAGTCCTGGAGAACGAACTCTCGCTCGCCCAGCGGTGGGTGCAGGGGCGACTCAGCGAGACGCTCGACCGTCTCTCGGAGGAGGTCGGCGTCGGCCAGGACAGTCGCATCCACGCCGACGTACTCTCGAGCGTTCGCCAGGAGCCCAAAGGGATCGACGAACTCGGACACGAGGTCGGGGCGCCGCGGGAAGTCATCGCGGATTTACTCGAGCGGTTGGCTGACGAGGGCGTCGTCCAGCGAACCGAACGTGGATGGGAACTCAAGACGGAGGCGTGAGCGGCGCCCGAAGCGGGGACGGGGGCGGGACCTGGACTGGGGCCAGGAATGAGGGCCGAAATCGGGACGGAAACGAGGTTGGAAACCGGAGCCGGGATGGAAACGCGAACCAAAACCGTAACCGGTACCGCGGTCGAACCCGAACCACTTTCACTCGTCGTCGACTCGAGTACTGACCCCACATCTATCCGTAGACTGCGCGACGAGCCATCTCCGCGGCGTTTTAATCGCGGTAATCCACTTTTACTTTCACTGTGGGGCCAAGGCGACGATACTTTTCACGTCGTCCGGTAGCTATGAGTGCGTCCGTTCGGCGAGCACCGGCGGGCGCTCCACCCCATGACTCGAGACTGCCCATCCCCCTGTCTGCAGCGGTATCGCTTCTACCAGTACCTGCTACTGGTCGAACTGATGTTGACGATCGTCGTCCTCGCGGTGTCGATCGCTACCGCGGTCGGCCTCCTCTGAGGCCCGTCCGCGAGGTGAGGACGAGATGAGCGGGGATCGAATACGAGGACGAATGCGAGGTCGACCACGAGGTCGAGCGCTAGGTCGACGCCGCATCGGTCCGCGCCCCACGCCGCCCCATCAGGGCGAGGTAGACTCCCGACAGGACGAGCAAAACCAGACCGATGCCGACCTCTGCGGCGCTCGAGCCGAGCAAGACGGCTCCCCAGCCGAAGGCGCCACCGGCGTGACCCAGCGCGAAGCCGTACTGACCGATCCAGGCGTGAACGATCGAACTGACGGCGAACGTTCCGGCCAGGACCCACATCGCGGCCGTCGTCGCGTCGACGCCGAGCACCGTTTCGGAGATGACCGTGCCGTAGCCGAGCACGAGCACCGCCAGGAGGAGTCCGAGCCCGATGATCGTCCGCTGGACCTCGAGCGACTCGCTCATAGCGATCGATATCGCCCGCGGCTCTCGCTGACCTCGCCGGCGCGAACGAGTTTCTCGAGGGCCTTTTGGACGTATCCTGCGTCGACCCCCCGGTCGCCCGCGTAGGCGATCACCTCGTCTTCGGTCGGCTCCTCGAGGTCCGCCAACGCCTGCTCGACGACGTCCTTCTTGCTCCCGCTTCTCGTCGGCTGGCGCGGGTCGCGTTCACCCGCGGCGGCGACCTCCTCGACGTCGAGACCCGACTCCTCGAGGTAATCCTCGTCGCTGACGACGCCGTCTGCGACCCGGCTCTCGAGGTCGGCGAAGGAGTCGACGCGGGCGAACGCTTCGCCCTGGCCCTGCCGGTTGGCGAGCATCGAGGCGCGCACCTCGCGGGCGTGGTCGGGGTCGTCGGTCTCGACGAACTTCTTGCGGCGCTCGTAGGGCTTGCGAGAGCCACAGCGGGGGCACTTCGTGGTCTCGGATCGCCCCTCGAGCAACCAGAGGTGAGAACACTCGCTGCACCCGACGACGGCGTACATGCGCTCTCGTTCGGGTCGAGTCCGGTTGAACGTTCGGGAACCGCGGCGAAAGTGAACGCGCTGCCGCGGCGCAAATCGTTACGGTGGTGGCCGTCCATTCGGACGCATGGATCACGTATCGCTGTCCGACCTCGAGACGATGGAAGCCGCCGACGGCGTCCACCTCGCGATCATGGCCGGGACCGACTCGATGAACGTCCAGCACTTCGAAATCGAACCCGGCGCGGCCGTCGAAGAGCACAGCCACCCCCACGAGCAGACGGGGTTCATCTACGAGGGCGAGTTGACGTTCCTGACCGACGGCGAGGAGGTCGTCTGCGAACCGGGCGACGCCTACGGCATCCCCGGAGGCCAGCCCCACGCCGCCGAGAACCGTGGCGAGGAGACGGTTCGCGGCGTGGACATCTTCGACCCGCCGCGGGAGAATCCGACCTGGCAGGAGTAGCGGCTCAGCCGTCGCTCGAGTCGCGATCATGGAGCCGAGAACGGTTAAGACGGTGGCTGGACTGCGTTTCGTTAATGGCAGACGAACCCCGCGGCGACGTCGGACTATTGGACGACGAGGGGATCCTTCCCGAGTACAGCGTCCTCCCGCTCGAGGCGTACCTCGACATGCAGCGGGCGATCGGGAACGAGTACCGATTTTCGCATCCTCAACACCCTCGTCGAGGCTGGTGCCATGAGCGCGACCGAGCTCCGGGAGGCCCTCGACCTGCGCGGGAACACCTTGCACTACCACCTCGACGAACTGGTCGACGTAGGGCTGGTCGAGAACCGGAAGCGGAAGACACCCGACAGCCGCGGCCTCCACTCGTATTACCGGGCAAGCGGGATGGGCGAGGCGATTCTCGAACACGGCATCCGCGAACTGCTTCGCCTGGAGTGAAAATCGCTCGAGACGTACGGCTCGGACGAATCAGCCGAGTCGCACGAACCAGACGAACCAGACGGCCCCTAGCGTCACAATCGAGCGATCTGGAATCACTCGCGCGACGATTTCCGCTCGAGTACCCCTAGATGAAGTATCCGTCTTCCGGACTGTTCACTTCACGGGCGTCTCTCTACGTTTAAGCGCTTGCTCGTGGTGTGTGTCACCTGAGCATGCCAGGAACACCCACGCTCCGACAGATGTACGAGGAGATGGTAACTGCGAGATACTACGAGGAACGCTTACAGGAGGAGTACCTCGAGGGGAAACAACCTGCCTTCGACATCTCCGCGGGGCCGATTCCAGGCGAACTACACCTCGCGGCGGGTCAGGAGGCGTCGGCTGCGGGCGTCTGTGCCCACCTCCGGGACACAGACACGGTGACGGCTCCGCACAGACCCCACCACGTGGCGATCTCGAAAGGCGTCGACCTGAAGCGCATGACCGCCGAGATTTTCGGCCGGGAGACGGGGCTGTCGAAGGGAAAAGGCGGACACATGCACCTGTACGATCCCGACATGAACTTCGCCTGCAGCGGCATCATCGCCCAGGGCTGTCCGCCGGCGGTCGGAGCCGCCCTCGCGGCGAAAAAGCGCAACACCGACGACGTGGCCGTTGCCTTCCTCGGCGAGGGCGCGATCAGCCAGGGCGGCTTCCTGGAGTCGCTCAACCTCGCGGCCGTCCAGGACCTCCCAGTCGTGTTCGTCATCGAGGACAACGACTGGGCGATCAGCATGCCCAAAGCGCGTGTCACCGACGTCGAGGACGGCTCGAGGCGGGCCGGAGGCTTCGACGTCCGTGGCGAACGCATCGACAGCGACGACGCCGTCGCCGTCTACGAGGCCGCGGAGACGGCGGTCGGTCGTGCGCGAGACGGCAACGGGCCGACGCTCCTCGAGGTGCAGGTCCACCGCCGGATGGGCCACTTCATGGGCGACCCCGAGGCCTACCGATCCGACGCGGACGTGGAGGCAGCACAAGAGCGCGACTCGATCGAACGGCTCGCGGACCGACTCCGCGAGCACGGCGTCGAGGGAGACGACCTCGAGGAAATTCGCGAGCGGGCACACGACCGGGTGGACGAGGCGATCGAGTGGGCGAAAGAGCAGCCCCAGCCGGACCCCGAGGACGCTTACGAGGACGTCTTCACGGACGCGCTCGAGGGGTGGCCTGAGCGCCCGGAGCGGGAACTCGCAGCGACCGACGGAGGTGAGCGGTGATGGCGCAAGCCGACGTACCCGACCCCGACGCAGCCGGGCGCGAACTGACGATGAGCCGAGCGATGGTCGAGGCTATCGCCCACGAGATGAACGAGAGCAGGGACGTCTTCGTCATGGGCGAGGACGTCGCCGACTACGGCGGCATCTTCGACTCGACCCAGGGGCTCCTCGAGGAGTTCGGGCACGACCGGGTCATGGACGTCCCGATCTCCGAGACGGGGTTCATCGGCGCGGGCCTCGGCGCGGCCATGCAGGGGATGCGCCCCATTGTCGAACTGATGTTCGCCGACTTCTTCGGCGTCGCGATGGACCAGATCTACAACAACATGGCGAAGACGGCCTACATGTCGGGGGGCTCGGTATCGGCCCCGATGGTCCTCATGACAGCCGTCGGCGGCACCTACAACGACGCCGCCCAGCACTCCCAGACGCTGTACGGCACCTTCGCGCACCTGCCGGGGATGAAAGTCGTCGTGCCGTCCACCGCTTACGACGCCAAGGGGCTCATGCACGCCGCGATCCGCGACGACGACCCCGTGGTCTACATGTTCCACAAGCGGCTGATGGGACTGGCGTGGATGCCCGCCCCCGAAGGGCCGAAAACCGGTGTTCCCGAAGAACCATACGAAATCCCCTTCGGCGAGGCCGACGTCAAGCGCGAAGGCGACGACACCACCATCGTCACCCTCGGCCTGCACGTCCACCGGGCGCTCGAGGCCGCCGCGGACCTCGCCGACGATGGGATCGACGCGGAGGTGATCGACCTCCGGACACTCGTTCCCCTCGATACCGAAACTGTCCTCGAGTCCGTCCAAAAGACCGGACGGCTGGTCGTCGTCGACGAGGACTATCGCTCCTACGGCGTCAGCGGCGAACTGATCGCCAGGGCAACCGAAGGCGCGCTCGAGGACCTCGAGGCGGTCGAACGGGTAACCGCGCCCGACACGCCAGTGCCGTACGCGCGCCCGCTCGAGGAGGAGTTCCAGCCGAGCGCGGCTGACATCGTTGCGGCCGTCGAGTCGGTTCGAGAATGAGCGTCGACCTCGATTCCGAGTCGATCTGGCCGGACGACGCCGAGGACGTGGACGAGGCTGTCGTCGCGACGTGGTTCGTCCGCGAGGGAGCGTCCATCGCGGAAGGCGACACCCTCTGTGAGATCCAGATCGAGAAGGTCAGTATCGACGTGTCGTCACCCGCTTCGGGGACGCTCGCGGAGATTCGCGTCGGCGAGAACGAGGAGTTCCGCCGCGGGGACTCGCTGGGCCGGATCGAGAGCGGATGAGCGGCGACTCGAGCGATCCCCTTCGAAAGCCGTACCTGCGCTCGAGTTCGACTATAAAAACCGATAGATAGAGCCGGGTTCCGCGCTCGAGAGGGTGTCTACGACAGTTTTTCGATGTTCTGGCGGCTTTGCCGCCAGAGTTCGAGAAACGAGCCTACGCGAGTTTCTCGATATTCTCGACGACGGCGTCGGCGAACTCGCTCGTAGCGACCTTCTCGCCACCCTCGATCTGGCGGTGGAGGTCGTAGGTCACGGTTCCTGAAGAGATGGTCTCCTCGACGGCGTCGCGCACGAGGTCGGCGGCGTCTTTCCAGCCGAGGTAGTCGAGCATCTCGCGGCCCGAGAGGATCATCGCGGTCGGGTTGACCTTGTCCTTGCCGGCGTACTTCGGCGCGGAGCCGTGGACGGGTTCGGCG from Natronosalvus rutilus includes:
- a CDS encoding DUF5802 family protein; translation: MFEIFSRSYYLGRLYVTPVSGDHAIMERTQHERINEAVYTTGEGVERLDAPLVMKLESGHFAVHGDDSVPTNTLAVPESMLEGTQIRNPPSLREVFLARRDRAEQLLGLGLGDYQSDYALASEDVDDGSGTERGSESGPGSGSGPGSGPGTGT
- a CDS encoding ArsR/SmtB family transcription factor; protein product: MDSAALLDLLGNENRRRILRLLSRKPCYVTEISEYLSVSPKAVIDHLRKLEEAGLVESRVDDQRRKYFHIARNVRLEVNVSPYGFASKSAYPENNTFDITTCRHLSLDVSGASSDGLDDLLSTLEDLEVLENELSLAQRWVQGRLSETLDRLSEEVGVGQDSRIHADVLSSVRQEPKGIDELGHEVGAPREVIADLLERLADEGVVQRTERGWELKTEA
- a CDS encoding DUF5817 domain-containing protein translates to MYAVVGCSECSHLWLLEGRSETTKCPRCGSRKPYERRKKFVETDDPDHAREVRASMLANRQGQGEAFARVDSFADLESRVADGVVSDEDYLEESGLDVEEVAAAGERDPRQPTRSGSKKDVVEQALADLEEPTEDEVIAYAGDRGVDAGYVQKALEKLVRAGEVSESRGRYRSL
- a CDS encoding cupin domain-containing protein — protein: MDHVSLSDLETMEAADGVHLAIMAGTDSMNVQHFEIEPGAAVEEHSHPHEQTGFIYEGELTFLTDGEEVVCEPGDAYGIPGGQPHAAENRGEETVRGVDIFDPPRENPTWQE
- a CDS encoding thiamine pyrophosphate-dependent dehydrogenase E1 component subunit alpha, with product MYEEMVTARYYEERLQEEYLEGKQPAFDISAGPIPGELHLAAGQEASAAGVCAHLRDTDTVTAPHRPHHVAISKGVDLKRMTAEIFGRETGLSKGKGGHMHLYDPDMNFACSGIIAQGCPPAVGAALAAKKRNTDDVAVAFLGEGAISQGGFLESLNLAAVQDLPVVFVIEDNDWAISMPKARVTDVEDGSRRAGGFDVRGERIDSDDAVAVYEAAETAVGRARDGNGPTLLEVQVHRRMGHFMGDPEAYRSDADVEAAQERDSIERLADRLREHGVEGDDLEEIRERAHDRVDEAIEWAKEQPQPDPEDAYEDVFTDALEGWPERPERELAATDGGER
- a CDS encoding alpha-ketoacid dehydrogenase subunit beta, which produces MAQADVPDPDAAGRELTMSRAMVEAIAHEMNESRDVFVMGEDVADYGGIFDSTQGLLEEFGHDRVMDVPISETGFIGAGLGAAMQGMRPIVELMFADFFGVAMDQIYNNMAKTAYMSGGSVSAPMVLMTAVGGTYNDAAQHSQTLYGTFAHLPGMKVVVPSTAYDAKGLMHAAIRDDDPVVYMFHKRLMGLAWMPAPEGPKTGVPEEPYEIPFGEADVKREGDDTTIVTLGLHVHRALEAAADLADDGIDAEVIDLRTLVPLDTETVLESVQKTGRLVVVDEDYRSYGVSGELIARATEGALEDLEAVERVTAPDTPVPYARPLEEEFQPSAADIVAAVESVRE
- a CDS encoding lipoyl domain-containing protein, with the protein product MSVDLDSESIWPDDAEDVDEAVVATWFVREGASIAEGDTLCEIQIEKVSIDVSSPASGTLAEIRVGENEEFRRGDSLGRIESG